GATTTGAAGAAACCATTAGGCTGACCATTTATAAGAACAGAGTACTAATTGTTCCCAATCAAATCAAATATCAAGCCAATAAAAGCTTCAGGAAATCCCATTTTCCTTATTATTTTGGTCAGGAATAGCCATGATAGCCTATCGTAAGCTTTTGTCATATCAAGCTTAATCACAACGTTTGGACCCGCTTTTGTTCTCAACCTGATATCCGTAATGATTTCTTGAGTTAACAGCACGTTCTCAACTATGCTTCTACCCTTCACAAAACCTACTTGTTCCTCCGAGATTATGTTTGGTAATAATTCAACCAACCTCTCATGAATAACCCTAGATAAAATCTTGTTAACAAAGTTGCTAAGACTGATTGGTCTCATGTCCGCAAAGGTcgtaacttcttttttctttggtaatAAAACCAGGTTTGTGTGCGTCACACTCTTTGGAAACTGCTGACCGCAAAAGAAAGCCTTGACCATGCAGACTACATCTTCTTCAATAATTTCCCAGCATGTTTGGTAAAAGGCTCCAGTGAATCCATCTGGTCCACCAGCTGAGTCTTCATTCAACCCCATAACTACTCTCTACACTTCTTCATTGGAAGGCAAGACCATCAATCTTTTTTGTTGATCACTATCTACCATTGAAGGTACATGATTTAGAATGTCAAAATCATTTGGAACTGCAGTCTCAGTAAATTGATCCTTGTAGAACTTTATTGCTTCTTCTGCTATTAAATGATCTTCTTCGATCCAGTTACCAAGGCTATCCTGGATCCTTGATAATTTCAGTCTCTTCCTTCTCCCATTAACTTGAGCGTGGAAGAATTTAGTGTTTCTATCGCCATCTTTGAACCATGACATGCCAGCTTTTTGTCTCCAGAATTCTTCTTCTAATGCAAGATATTTAATCATTTCAGCTTGGACCTGTTTTAATCTTTGTCTATTCATCTGTGTAGGATTGACTTCAAATTGTCTTTCATGAACAAAGACCACCTCCTCAAGGCTTGCAATCTTTTGGAATATATCTCCATATGTAGCTCTGCTCCAGGTAGATAGTGCTtgtttaagcttctttaacttGTAGTTAAAAATGCAGAAAGGGTTAGCACTAAAATCAGCATTCCAATTCTCCTTTACTACATCTTTGAAGGTTTCATGCTTTGTCCAGAAGTTAAGAAATCTGAATGACTTCTTAATTGGAGGAGTTTCTATATCACATTTCAGCAGCATTGGGCAATGATCAGACCCAATTTTGGATAGGTGAGTTATCTCCAATCCAGGAAATGTTTGTTGCAATTCATTATTGCCAAAACATATGTCCAATCTTTAAAAAATGCAGTCCTCCTCTGATcttccattccaccatgtaaatatgctTCCTTTAAAACCCAAGTCTGTCAAATTGCAGGTATTGATGCAATGTATGAAGTCATCTACTTCAATGAGAGAAACTGGCAAGCCCCCATATTTCTCTTCCTCATTCCATATCACATTAAAGTCGCCTCTAACTAGCCAAGGTACTGTCATATCTGATGCCATTGCATACAACGTATCCCATAGTTCTATTCTTTCAGTGCGATCACATTTGGCATAGACTCGTGTAAGGATGAGCTCAACATGTGTTTCAGAGTGCATTAATCTCAAAGTAAGCTGTTGAGTCATGTTATATAAAATAGTAACCTCAAAAATTTCATCAATAAAAGCCCAAATTGTGTTTGACACATTCACCACAGCCTGTGCCAAACCAATTCTTGCTCTATACCTCTCCATTTTGTGAGACTGTTGCATAGGCTCAAGGATGCCTATGAACTCAAAATGATGTTTTCTGTGCATTGTAATCAGCCTTTCAAATACTTGCACTGTGTTTACTGACCTGACATTCCATATAATGGCATCCAttaaatgttttgggatttggacagTGTTCTCCTTGTTTTTACTCCACTAACTGGGACAGTAGAAGTCTCTTTTGActgtttcttttttccctttaatGCAGATTTTACTAGTTCAATAACCCTTGGCGACAGATCTCCCTGCTTGGCAACATTAAGGAAATTTTGTGCAGTGGATTCCTCATCCATGTCTCTACCTTTAAGTTCTGCATGGTGAACTTGATCATGTGCTTCTACTGCCTCTTTTGATGAAACAATATCCTCTGCCTGGTTGATAAGTTCGGCATCTTTTTCAGCATGTTCATTGGTCAACATCATTGTATTGTTCAATGGAACGTTACTTCCTGCTACATCCTGCACGGTGCTCAATGGAACAATACTTCTTGCATAAACCTGCACTGTCATAGCTTGGTTCTTGTCTGCATTCTTGTCTTGTTTCTTGTCTGCATTTTCAGCTTCTTTCAGGACATCACTAACAGCCTTATGTGAAGTCCCTCCTGGATCTATAATATTAATGTTCCCCTCTTTTGTCTTTTCTGTTGCTGCATTTGTGCATTCACTGATGCTTTGAATATTGATTGCATTGGCATTACCATTAACACTTTGATCctcatcttccacttcatttcCTCCAAATTCTTCATCACTATGCATTGTATCTGGAATCTGACCATCTGCTAAGTCTTCCTCTGTTTGGTTGAGCCATAATCTCCCTCCtgcccctttttcttttttcattggtCCTGAATTTCTCAAAATCTGTATCTTCaacaaattcattttctttgttgtttGCTAATTGTTGTTCCATTTTGGTGTCCTGTGAAGGAATGTCTTGACATGAAGTATTGACTTGAACTACATTATTTTTGAATGCCATTTGGACCCAGTGGGCAGGTGACTCATTGTGAAAATGTTGTTCATTCCCCAAATTTTTTTGTACACAATCATCTGTTGATTCCCTATTTGTTGTATGATTTCTTATTGCTGCAGGATTAAAAGTAGGTGCTGCAGGGTTCAGTTTGTTGGGTTGTGTCTTGGATGATTGTCTCCTAGATGATCTAGGAGAAGTTACCTTTTGTACCATTTGTCTAGTTGAAAAATCAAATTCCTGCTCCTCTGATTCATTCTCTACACCTGCTTTGGAATTATTTTACTGAATATCATTGTTGCCTATGGTTTTTTGAACTGGAGTTTCCTCCACAGCTGCCAGTTGGTTGCCTTCATTAATCTCACCATTTTCAATTTGTAGCACTGCAAATTGGTTGGTTGTTTGTATTTGTTTTGTCACAACTGTATTGTTAACAAGAACAATTTCTTTCCCTTGTGCAGTAGTACCTTCAGCTTGTTTGCCTTTGTTTAGTCCCCTATTGTCGCGAACTTCCTTCCATTGAGGGCCTGCATTACCAAATATCTTACCACTAGTAAGGATCATCAAAGGAGCATTATGTTTTGCAGGTTTCTTAGTGCCTTGTTTCACATTTTCGACATTTTCCTGCTGCTGGACATTTTTGCTTTCCCTTAAATCCGGATTAATTCTCCAACATTCAATCATGTCATGGCCTTGTAACTTGCACTCTTTACCGTACTTTGGCAAATAATCATAGTTAATGGTTACCCATTCAGTTCTTACATCCCCATTTACTTCATTGACAATGTCCATTTGAACTTTCTTGGGGAGGTTAGCTAGCAGATCCACCAACACTTTAACACGAGCACAACTAGGTCTGGTTTTCTTGACAGTAGCCAAATCCAAGTGAAGGGGTTTACCTACAGCAGAAGCTAGAGAGAACAAGCATTCTCTGACAAAATAGGTAAGCAGCAAATTAGGGAATAAAATCCAAGCCATTACCTTAGGTGTCTCCTCTCCAACTTTAAATTTTGTATCATAGATCAAAGTTCTTAGTTGATATTCATCCCCATGCTTATCCTTAACATAGTACACACTTTTTGATGAGAAATCTATGTAATCTTGCCATAATGAAAATCGAATCAAAATGTGCCTGTCACGAAGATATCCAATGTTGCATTTAGCTTTGATACCACACTGCATTGGAACAATTCGACATATTTCATTGATATCTGGCCATCCgtatgaaaatttgcacacaactGCCTGTTGCAGTCCTTCCATATAGTTCATACGTTCCACTTCTGATTTTGTAAAGCATACAGTTGGTTGTCCTTGAAAGAATTGAGCTTGTCTTGGAGGAATTGGATCAACTACTGCTGCTCGATCTTGCACTGTCGAATTACTGGGCGTAGGTTTTATAGTGTTTGCATAATCCAAAGGTTTTGGAACATTAATTGTTGTCGTGCCTTGCTGTGTGATGTTGGGGGGTGGTTGAGGAGGTGGCCCAACAAGTGGGGGTAGCTGGCCACTGGCCAGAGTGGCCATGGCAGCACTGCGTGAAGGAGCAGTGATTTTCCCAACTCAAAAACCATTCAGATGCTACTCCCGtaagactttccccaaaataggccatcagcaaTTCTTCGTTTCTTcctgcacctctcagttgattgcaatacctttttcaggtgggctatgaggtctccatgtccatcatacttttcaaatttgggagtcttgaaaccagacGGCAAGTGGATAttggggaacatgcatagatctttgaaggcaacactcttttgacctgccaacccttgcttGTTTTTCAACCGTTCTAAGCTTTTCGctctttgggttatttcttcctgtaccatctttcggcaggcttctcaatgtttgtaggaagatcaaacgagtacgagtggtactcaggagagttgtactgctcttgttgtgtagcaaattgtgactcatgacgaggttgtccttgaccactggcccatccTTGATACATTTCGGTCATCTGctatttcagtattctatttttctcaaacacaatAGACTGTTGTTGAAACCTCTGACCCtaagtctcttgagcacttgtaacagcttcgatgtcagttatcattttttcttggatcttgtgtttccggcttaccacaaaccggccacctcaactttcttcacaattcaaaacaaaacatgttagaatggactcactCGGTTGTtgttattatcaatattttttcacttttgtttttcttctttttattcatttttttttcaatggtTGATTGAACCTGATatgggttgtctacgtatcatgtgggaacatgaatcagatcttgcttagttcgggaagatcatgaataaagtaaatacactaactttttttttgaattttttattttatttttttgaaagaaagacttataaagaagaaaaggaatatttttgaattttgatttttcttcagtatttttgcaaagaaagacttataaagaagaaagattttttttttttgaatttgtttctggaatttcgaaagaaaaacttctaaagaagaaagaaaatattttttggaattttattttgaatttttgaaagaaatgcttctaaaaaatcaattttgaaagaagaatgaaaatatgtttggatttttggaaaaattaaaagaaaatatttttgtatattcttttttaaaaaaacaattagggtctTAAAAAAGGCTTtttaaagaagcaagtaatgaaaaatatttttggattttttgaaaattgagggtctaaaaaaaagacttttctagagaggaagtaaagaaaaatatttttggatttttttaaaattatgggccggtaccgatgaggtttgcctacgtatctcacatccggtgagaatcagacccgcgtagttcgcccttTTTTGACGGAACAGAaattgacttattttgaaatgtcttttcctcttttttcaaaattttggtagAGTTTCAGGATAATTCAAATATCTACtcctcactcttgattttttctcTTCGATTTTTTtttggttcttttttttttattctcttttttttttcttttttttttttcattttctttccatattcttgaagccagtcaacatgcaagccgaaacagacagatacgcaagtagcacgtaagatgcatcaagatggtcttttgatttttgggtacacctgtcctagacggacctaacccctgtattgagtccccaaagtcaaaatgcacatgatgcaaacaagcgttcctaccagagatccggcatgaggctatgttatactagatttaaaaACCTGAGTTTACTTGTTCTAGAtctagcttacccgagcggacagctcgagccgaggggggcagcgtaccaggaATACAAAAGTttcaccgactttgcaacttgtccgaacctcgttctaaaatttgggatatgactctaacagaagagaagtcacacgaagtgcacacttctccatgatttagaagactcaaagagaggaagggtttcgtagcagtttatatacagttcacagaatatcaaaacggtaaaagcaacaattagccaattaggcccaaacatgtaacaaaatcagataatggataaagccaactataacaattcatctaagctcgaattcttgaaccctgaaccagagattctgggttcgatccccagcagagtcgccagagctgtcacacctcctttttacctacacccccagaAAAGGgtatgtataagggagtttttccaattaaaggacaatcaaaacgggattattgcaattaaagattcagagtcgccacttggaataaatttatggtgtcccaagtcaccggttcaaatctcgaatcgaggaaaagattgactctgtattacagtccgcgaacacagaaatccatgtaaggaattttgttaacccgggagaaggtgttaggcattcccgagttccgtggttctagcacggtcgctcaactgttattattggcctactatatgattttagtacatgttttaactTATGGTGTATTTTTaccttattaaccgcttttaatcatttttcaGGAAAATTTCAACGTTAtacaaaacacgtctttggattgcgccacatgaaatgcacccgcgatccgcgacatattttatttaacgttgttaagactTGTATTTGGGTCaaatgaaatgcacacccgagtttaaaaaggtaattttaaattacgcgTCTAAAGCAACCTCACGTTTTTAACTTTGTGAGGGACATGATCGGAATAAATATTTAGCAACACAGTTCTTGCAGTCAGTGAAATGTCATAATAATGAATATTTACGAGACTTGATTTCGGTGTATAACATAGGCAACGATAATCTTACAAACCTAAAGCAATTACCACTAGAAGTGAATAATACATGCATTATTTAATGAGTTGCAATAAACTGATGCAAAGGACATCAATCAAGATTAATGTAAATTGACCAAGCCAAACTTTCACTTCCCTAAATAGCCTAACTGCTGAAATTATTAACATAAAAATATATACTccatttaaacaaaaaaaaaaaaaaactacttcaacaactaaaaaaataagaaacaaaATCTGACCAACCCTTAATAACTTAACACAATAAACTCAAGAACACCACAAATGGACGAACAATCACGTACATGACATGATAACAGAGACGCTAAAAAAATCAAACTAAAACATTCGCGAAAGCACAATAAATACATGAAATAATCCCTGCCTTCATatcttcatgaggctaatccctgccttcatatctgcatgaggctaacccatacctccacacctgcatgaggctaatcccttcctgcatatctgcatgaggctaatccctgccttcatatctgcatgaggctaatccctgcctccatatctgcgtgaggctaatccttgcctccatatctgcgtgaggctaatccctgcctccatatctacatgaggctaatccctacctccatatatgcatgacactaatccctgcctccacacctacatgaggctaatccctgcctccatatctgcatgaggctaatccctgcctccatatctgcatgaggctaatcactacctccatatctacataaagctaatccttgcctccatatttgcacgaggctaatctctgcctccatatttgcatgaggctaatcactgcctccatatttgcatgaggctaattcttgcctccatacttgtatgaggctaattcttgcatccatacttgtatgaggctaatctctgccttcatacttgcatgaggctaatctctgcctccatattctcatgaggctaatccctgcctccacatttgcatgggactaagcattgtcacTCCTTGCATATATATTGTTCTATTCcggtactatctatttgctttttgatcgggctaagctctgcccttcatttcacaagactaagccttgtcttgttaacatcatattattgcatcttatgggctgaaatatctccaatctatccaaaggtgtcatagtctaaaaggcatcatcctcatagtcggaagacaccatgccatggcctgaggatctctcaaatatcgcatatcattattcaaaggcatcatggttcggaggcaccatcttcatggaccgagaacatcatttcatggcctgcgaatacctcactaaacaattcatggcccaggacatcatggtctgaggacgtcatccttaaccatccgaagacaactttcatggtccaaagggaatctgcatcatgtttaaattttcgcacaaatacatgattatagcatctctttatctgcaggtgaccTGTAAGAAACCGCTATCCTGGTAGAagcgacctcgctccagttccttcgcTATATCAAACTTGACCATTTACCATAACCACTCTTGTATTCATCCCGCAATCCCGCGTTCGTTCATGTAAAGACTTCATCGGTACATTCTGCCgatggatccagaactacacatggcatgATTCTTGtataaccagggatatgtaggctgcTCAAAGACCGGAGTCCGggctctgtctttcaaaacatcccattcggataaaattggccatcatttatttacccgaaaactctttcatccttcccgggtaaagaggggcaagtgttgatacccaatttttccctataatatttttgaaatgcatatatacctttaaaaACTACAATTGGTATTCTTCCATAATTTTTACAttctttaaattaatttatctcactattttattcatataaataattacaaaattgcatcacaaatgttTTAAAAACATTCCTTt
This genomic stretch from Nicotiana sylvestris chromosome 9, ASM39365v2, whole genome shotgun sequence harbors:
- the LOC138878372 gene encoding uncharacterized protein encodes the protein MDAIIWNVRSVNTVQVFERLITMHRKHHFEFIGILEPMQQSHKMERYRARIGLAQAVVNVSNTIWAFIDEIFEVTILYNMTQQLTLRLMHSETHVELILTRVYAKCDRTERIELWDTLYAMASDMTVPWLVRGDFNVIWNEEEKYGGLPVSLIEVDDFIHCINTCNLTDLGFKGSIFTWWNGRSEEDCIF